The DNA sequence taattttttaattattaaaaaacttattttGTAAAGATGTGAAAGAATGAAATGTTAATTTTTTACACTTTTAAATTTAACCATCTCGACTTATTTTTAAGTATTGATaaaattgttaataatttttaatagttttatgaaacaaattatttattaatattaattgttatacatattaacagtggtaagatttttttaatttaatgttaaaataatatacattgatatcaaaaattaatagtaaaatacaaaaataatttttaacaaaaattttgacaaacctacaatttaataattaaaaaattattgaaaggtatcttacaaaaaaaattatttaattattaaaaatttttaaaaaatattttagtaaaaatacaatttatttagtaaaaaaaatttattaaatgatattttggtaaacaaaatttaattacaaaaaattaaatttttgttaaagtctatttttgtaaaaaataatttaaacacaaaaaatttataatgaattaaagaaaaactttttaaaaaattataaaagaagaaagtgtatatttttttacaaataaaaattgtcattattttaatttttctcataaaaagaaagtataattttttctatattttattattaacattATTGTTGAtgtcattattatttattttaattattattaaaaactcgattggttgattttgttaattagatttttcttttaactTTCATTATTTTTCATAGAGCCAAAAGAAAAGtagatttttttgtttaaattaattttttttaagtaagtgGTAGAATGACTTCTCAAAAAGTAAGAAGtcatatattttttactttttcaaaaagttgtaAATTAACTTTTcgaaaagttaaattttttttttaaaataatgccAAACACATAAATTATGACTTTTCATAatctaaaagttaaaaaaaagtaGTTTTTGCTGCTTCTCAAACgggctcatatatatatatcatctgTCCGCCAAATTTTTTTacgagaaaataaagaaattgtaCACTGAAGTACCCGAAGAAATAACTTTCTTTTTTGACGGAAGAAGCATCCTCCTCTTTTCATCACTTTCAACATACAAATACTGTCCAAAAAAGGAAGAAAGGACCAAACACAAAAAAGTTCtattaatagaaaaaaagaatCAAGATGAAGAAGGGGAAGACGAGTTATCGAAAGTTGTTCCTACATGCTGAATAACAAACCCATAAATCTTTCTCTTCAGACTTTCAATCTTATCACTCAATGAATCATTCTCTTTGGAAACCACACGGTCCAGCCATGCATTCACACGCTTCAAATGTGACAACACAACAGCAATGGAGCCACCATCAAGAGGCAACAACGCCCTCTTCCCATCAGCACCACAATCCCCAAACACTTTGAACCCTGCTTCAAGGGACTCCTCAACAAAGCGTAGAAACCACATTTGCATTTCAGACAACAAATTTCTTCCAAGCTCTACCGTATCCTTCATTCCACTGCCTCTTGTCCATACACCATTGAGATTTGATTGTGGTGAAGAGCCCTTTAGATGGTTTTTGGATGCACCGAGAGAGTGCCGTTTCGACAAGCTTTTTGGCAGTGTGGACGGGGAATCCACGCCTGTGCCAGTAAGAAGGGACACTATCTGAAGATCAGTGGCCAAAGCAGCTTCAACCCACAAAGAGAGTGACTTTGATTTCTCTGTTGGAATGCTATCTTCAAATGTCTCAGGATTATGACTTTTGACAACAGTTTCAGCTATTGCAGTTGTTCTTAGGACATCATCGTAGATAGTGAAGAATCTGTCTATGGTTGGCAAAGGATTCCTAGCCTGGCAAACGGTGCAGAGGTCCGAAAACATGCTGCCGTAGGAAGgaagaaaataacaaatattGTCTTCAGCGATTAATGAAGCGGCAAAAGATAACACAGAATGTTATGAAATTTTGACACCTTTTTTGGGAAAATGGATTATCTATTGAaggttaaatattaaaaatgtctTACAGAATTGGTAAGTCCGGAATAAGATACACATTTGGTAGTTATAACTGCTGTGTATTTTATGCATATGAAATTCTAAGATATGAAATAAAGGAGGCAGGGATTATTAATACCTTAAATTTCTTACAACACATTCAGTAGCATTGGCCTCCTCCAATGCTTCAGCAGCAACTGCAGAAACGAGAGCTTTTCTTTGCATAGCTTCCTGAATTTCGTTCATATATGATTCAACTTAGTCCACAAATTAAATAACCAAACTAAATGCTCTGCAATtacttttcaatttttcatggtaCTACCGTATTAGAAATTGCTAAATGACCCATCCTTTCTTAGATAAATAGTTTAGAAGATGCTAACAATGTACATAATTCATACCTTTCCGAGCTTAGCAAGGTTTGCAGACACTGAATCCAATGAAACACTACCATCTGTCCACTTCTTTTCATGAATTGTGATGCCCAAAGAAGCAAAATTGCACTTCTCTCTGCTCACACCACGCTCAGGAGAACCACGTTTACTCTTCTCGTTGGTTGAAGAATCACTGCTGCTAGTTTTATTACCATTTGCATCACTTAATCGCCTTGACATTGCAGCCTGAGAAAATCAAACCACCATTGATTTAAAGCTAACACATAGaacatatatagaaagaaaagagGCAGATTGCCCAAATTATTTTATGAAACCATGATAACTGTTAAGATGAAATGAAGTGatatgaaaataattaaaaacatgACACCTTAAGCTTGCGAAAAGGACAACGTTTTCTTACTTTCGTGGAAGATCAATTATAGCATCAGtttctaacaaaaatcaattaTATCTAGAATCAGAATGAGAGCCAATAACACCCTAAgtgcattttcaaaaattacatatCCCTTTATGCCAATTCAGCTATGACATATCTACTACCAATTTAATTTATCTACTGAAAAAGTTTGATTCCTAAACATTTAATCTTTACCTGAGTACGTAAAATTGCTTGCGGGTCAACCTTATTTTTTGACGAACCCTTCTCTCTGTGTTCAACCTCAGAAGTAGGTGGTGTTACAGTCTCAGCACCCGGTTGTTCATCCCAAATCTTCCTCCCACCACTTCCCTTCGCAGATCCAACAAGTGCTTCTGACACCTTCGTAATTCCAGCAGCCACGGTAGCCATCTTCTTCTTCCCGGAGGAATCCCCCACTGCCGGGGAGAATTTCAATACGCCGGACAACCTCCTCCCTGGAGACAGGGACGCCCTCCTCGGATTTGGCGAGGGCTGCTTCCTCCCCGTCGGCGATGGATTCCGGTACCTTGATGGCACCACTATCGCCGGCTCCCTTGCCACCCTCCGATTCTCCTCCCTCGCCGATACCAAACTCGGGACCACACATTTCGAAGGCACCGGAGAGGCGGACCTCTTCACCTTCCCAGCCGGCGAAGGATCCCTCTCCGCAGCCGGTGTAACCACCGAATTACTCTTCTTTCCAGCACTCTGCGACCTCTTAGCCGTCGCTGGCGACGAGAACCTACTCGCCGGCAAATTCTCCCTCGGTGCAAGTGGCTGCCTCGTCAAAACCCTAGCCTCCTTCTGCATCGGGGGTTCAGTGTTCTCTGCCCTAACCACTTCCTTCTTTCCCGATAGGTACAACGCAAGCGGATCAGAATTAAGATCCGAATCAGAAACCGGTTGGATGAGGAAATCACGAGAAGAAGAGGAAATTCGAGCAACGAGAGGCTCAGGGGTTCCAACGAAAGGGTGGCGACCGGGGAGGGGACGGAGTCCGGAGACGGAGGGGAGAGGGGAATCAAAGACAAGGCGGTCGATGTAGACGAACTGACCGAGCTGGAGGCGGTTAGAGAGGATAAGATCAGAGTCAGGGTCAGGGAGAATGACGTAGGTGGAGTTGAGTGAGTCGGAGAGCTGAATGTAGAAGCCGCGTGAGGACCAGAGGTCTTGGCCGGCGGCAAGGGCTGGTACGATTCCGATGACTTGTAAGAGGGCGGAGCGGTGGTCGCCGGTGACGCGTGTGTTGGAGTTCATTGCTTGAAGGAGCTTCAGGAGTATCCCTGGTGTTAGGGACGCCATTGTTGTTGAGGTATCTCTGTTTGTGAAAATGTCTGTGAGAGTGAGAAGTGAGAAGACGGATATAGAAGGGGGGGAATGGGGGGAGTTTTTGTCCGTTACATAACCATGATTTGAATTCAAATATTATTGTGCAACGTTAccgttttcatttttattttatttgaattgagaTGCCCCACCCCTTACGTTACCGTTGTCTTCGCCTCTTTTGCTGCTGAGACTGTGAGTATGACTATGATGTTACATTATGTTGAGGTTTTtatttaatcaaataaataaaatatagtatTGGTTTACTCAATAGTGGATTAATTTGAGGTTATACATAATTTTTGGAAATACGTGTAGAGTgaaatttaatttcatgcttcAAAGATTAAGAGTTCTGTGTTTAGCATTTACATGCTAATTCTATATATGTGGTTAGcaattttaatcattaattttattagataaacAATTGAGTGCGATGGAAAAATAACTTGAGATTATTCACAAAGATAGAGTGAATCGTGATTTATtacttaaatatattaaattgtgATAAGGACTAAAATTAATATCTTTCATTAGAGAAGAGAAATATCTTTAAGtctttatttatcattttataatataatgaCGTGATTACACTTTAACAGTGATAACTGGAGTCCAAAGAGGAAGCAATTGAATCCCCCCATTGGAGGGTGTCTATGGAGCAATTGAAATGCTATAAGAAATGGTGTCGAAACGACTGCGTTGCATGGCATAATTCCCCATGCTTAAAAAATAATGTATCAatgtatgtaaaattcattgtgTCACGCCACTTAGGTTG is a window from the Arachis hypogaea cultivar Tifrunner chromosome 1, arahy.Tifrunner.gnm2.J5K5, whole genome shotgun sequence genome containing:
- the LOC112708615 gene encoding uncharacterized protein; translation: MASLTPGILLKLLQAMNSNTRVTGDHRSALLQVIGIVPALAAGQDLWSSRGFYIQLSDSLNSTYVILPDPDSDLILSNRLQLGQFVYIDRLVFDSPLPSVSGLRPLPGRHPFVGTPEPLVARISSSSRDFLIQPVSDSDLNSDPLALYLSGKKEVVRAENTEPPMQKEARVLTRQPLAPRENLPASRFSSPATAKRSQSAGKKSNSVVTPAAERDPSPAGKVKRSASPVPSKCVVPSLVSAREENRRVAREPAIVVPSRYRNPSPTGRKQPSPNPRRASLSPGRRLSGVLKFSPAVGDSSGKKKMATVAAGITKVSEALVGSAKGSGGRKIWDEQPGAETVTPPTSEVEHREKGSSKNKVDPQAILRTQAAMSRRLSDANGNKTSSSDSSTNEKSKRGSPERGVSREKCNFASLGITIHEKKWTDGSVSLDSVSANLAKLGKEAMQRKALVSAVAAEALEEANATECVVRNLSMFSDLCTVCQARNPLPTIDRFFTIYDDVLRTTAIAETVVKSHNPETFEDSIPTEKSKSLSLWVEAALATDLQIVSLLTGTGVDSPSTLPKSLSKRHSLGASKNHLKGSSPQSNLNGVWTRGSGMKDTVELGRNLLSEMQMWFLRFVEESLEAGFKVFGDCGADGKRALLPLDGGSIAVVLSHLKRVNAWLDRVVSKENDSLSDKIESLKRKIYGFVIQHVGTTFDNSSSPSSS